The Ipomoea triloba cultivar NCNSP0323 chromosome 13, ASM357664v1 genomic interval ACTGGCTCTGTCCTGGTACGTATGTAGTACGTAATGAATACTAGTAAATACCCGCTCCTGCTCGCTTTTAGTTTTAAATATGTTCAAAatctttaactttttaaaattatttttttggatgTTGCGTTACTcttttagaattaatatttgCATGAGTTTGTAGTTAATTCGAGagttagggtgtgtttagttcgCACATGAAAATCGAAATCagtatgagtatcaaatactttggtaatggtaatgggtttggtgaaagtattttgaatgtttggtagtaggggaatgtgaatgattattaatagttggggaagaaaggaggaagggaaatgaaacccttatttcattagggtagaaattttccaattaatagggtttttgccatttaacatcccaaataaactattatattttttatacttttagTACTTCTTAtgctttttcctatttttagtaagggctaTATGGGTGGTGGgagtggggtgagtgggggcagctatCCTCGTGCTGGATCCGCTAGTGCTCCTACCTCTCATCCAGCCAGGCATTGGACGGCCACATGAGATGCCATTGTAAGAGGAAGAatgaaataaaagaagaaaataaatactacatagaccaaaataccctttaAATTACATCACTTTGATTTTCTCGTTGAAATTTTGGTAATAGTTGGTCAGAAAATTGACTGGCAGGattaaatgtgatacaaattgcatagttatgcacctaattagaaaatattaatagtcaataaTCAAATGTGATTTATGTataatagtcaaaggaccaaaagtgaaattttcaactaggatgtgtttggaaacccggaaaatgatttctagaaatcattttctgggttttTGGTGTTTAGGAAAGAGGGGAAAAATAGGGTCAAAGGAAAATGACTTgttggtcaatggaaaagaaGGCACAtttaaggaaaatgatttccctTTTTTTCGAAGCTGCTTCTTCCCTCTTCCGCCCAAGTGCTTTGCTCTTCATCTCCATCTTCTTATCatccttctttctttttcttcttttttttcagtTGTAATTTATTTCCAAACAAAAATACCCATTGGACTACCCGTCGATAGACTGAATTTCGAAACCAGTCCGGCCAGATTAGTTTCAAAAATCAATCGCGGAAACCAGTCCGGCCAGGCTGGTTTCCGAAACCAGTCTGGCCGATTGGTTTCACGAAGCCAAGACTGGTTTCACGGAAATCAGTGGCGGTTTCCGTGAAACCAGTggaggcattttttttttgttgagttttttttttagatgttTCAATGTTTTGTTGTGAATTCTTTTTTGTTAGAAATAAATGATTTATTATAATTGTGattgttttacatttttaaattgCATAGATGGGTAATGAaccatttttctggaaaatggaccAAACACAAAAAGATAGATTTCTGCTTTGCtgccaaacacaagaaaagaaaatattttctggaaaatgactcatttttcagaaaacattttctagaaatcattttctgctTTCCAAAAACATCATAAgtttgtcaaacatagccaATAATTCTTGAATGTTGTGATAGCTTGGTTGGTAATAagtatattgttattgtgggAGGTCTAGAGATTGAatcttattaataatatatttttgccaaaaaaaataaacataacatattattatgtataatggctatttaattaatgttaattTGCCGCATCCATACTATTCAACTTACCTCTTTCTTTCAACCTTTgtattttttcctttctttcaatatatgtatatatatatatatatgtatgtatatgtatcaaATAAATCAGCAGAtacaatcaaataaataaaatacaatccTGCAAGTACTTGAAAATTTTTCATTATGAGTACAGTACTGTCATGTACTCATGTCAACAGTATACAATTAGTGCTGGCGTGCCCTACCTCCCAACTTCCAAGTCCCATGCTCTTTAATTTTGTCAGAGAaagaaaatagtcaaaataccaaagtatttttatcatttactcagttaattaatacggagtattattaaaATACTCTTGTTTTTtctcgcaaattatatggtggaccatgatccacgatgtattgtggaccgtggttatggctgatactgcaattgtattgaacggatactgcagttgtgttgaaaagatactgtagttgtgttgaaaggaaactgcagttacgcgaaacagaggtcgttcatccgttcaacacaactgcagtatcctttcaacacaactgcatttacagaCAAATgaaatggcctctgttccgcgcaactacagttccctttcaacacaactgcagtttcctttcaacacaactgcagtatccgttcaacacaactgcaatatcagccatgacgcatggtccacaatgcattgtggatggtccacaatgcattgtggaccatggtccacggtataacccatgctaaaaataaaattattattttattttaaaatattacaactcattattttttttaaatactactaactctattacaatgagattcgaacccaccacctcccgtataaagagaaTGGTTTGATGCCACTAAACTACAACTCATTATTTAtaatagggaaaagggtcaaattaaATAGccctaaactttacaccaaaaatcaattaagtaCCAAAAAATTGTTAAAGTTAGAATCTTAGATAtggtaaattattaaatataaaattatggtAACATTTAATACATACTAATGGACGTTTAATACAGTAAGATAAATTTGTTcgataaaaataatagtacaatatttgtaacgGAATATACAACTCAATAAGCatagaaatatatacataaatcatGGGTAATAACATTGGTTCGCtcttataagattttttttaatttagattttagatatttatattattgtataataataataataataataataagagttaattctgtttttgtcatagatttataggtgacagtccacttttagtcatttttttttgtgacatgaccattttttgtcatctatcaacaaaatagcttaaatatcattaaatacaaagacatttcggtattcaattatgaattatttttcaaaaagataaacataaaaaatataatgagtcAACgaactttgtattaaaaagatcgaaatgtgtccttgtatttaacggcatttcaacgattttgttgatagaggaccaaaaataatggtcataccacaataatactaggaccaaaatgggatgCTTTGataaaaatggactaaaaatggatgatcacctataaatctatgacaaaaaatgcaattaactctaataataatgtaatcatttttataaatttgatatttatagtTTAGAAAATAGCTAACGAAtccttactaattaaaatctaaatgaaatcaaatttttttattatattaatccaatatacaatgcctacatatattattaccattgaaaaatataagaaaagatatggtAGATGCAtacataataacaataatgaaaAAGATAACATAAGTTATAACAGTAGGAGTACTTTTCtctaaaaaattgtatagtacatctttaaaaacataatatacaaaaatgcCAGCACGTACTAAAAATACAAACATAAATTAGATATATAACCTAGACTGGAAGTAACATggattatgtttttagatatgagccaaggaccttgtggtccaatggcatcaaatccttctctttatacgggaggtggtgggtttgagctttAGTGGAGGCAATGCTGATTCTTgttcttcaataggttgagaaagtagttatgaacagatactacattgtaatagagttagtagtattcaaaaaaaaatgtttttagatacgaaagtaaatattttacatttaatGCTTGATTCTGAAATTAGGATtatattaacaatataatagtacaaaaaataataaatgaaaaacaCAAACTGcataatatatgttatattaaaatagttaattatcaatttaatttttatgtttatattaagaAGATTcaattacacacacatatatataatacaaaaagaTCAAGTATCAAGAAACTTGGAACCAACCTTATACACTATTCACGTTTAAtttcactatatatattttttagtacaatttcaCATGCATGACACATCTTTTGTCCTTGAATTATGagaattgcacttttcgtctttCATTTTTACTTTAGCAATCTTTCATTCTCAATTGTTTATGAAGCGAgattttttttgtcattcaattaattatctacgaaataattaattttctttaaccTAATCCTAATAAAACTCAAGAATGAATTTCACAAACAATTGAGACACGATAAGTGACAACAGTTATAATTGAAAAgctaaaaatatcatatttctataatttaaaaacaaaacatatatatcatatttttaaaagggtcacacttgtgtgagaccgtctcacggagtcattcaattaattatctacgaaataattaattttctttaaccTAATCCTAATAAAACTCAAGAATGAATTTCACAAACAATTGAGACACGATAAGTGACAACAGTTATAATTGAAAAgctaaaaatatcatatttctataatttaagaacaaaacatatatatcatatttttaaaagggtcacacttgtgtgagaccgtctcacggatccttattcgtaagacgagtcgggtcgggtctgATGGTTTTATTGGGACCGGGTTCACCATAAACCGGGTACAGAGATACAAAACGGGGGCTAAGCCCAACAGGAGAGGATAAAGGCTGAGACCCAAACAGTGACAAATTATGCCGGAGGCAAGAATCGAACCCAGACAAATGGGTTGAAAGTAAGAACCAAGGACCACTAGATCGTAGTGCTTGTAGTGTTCAGCCGTGTCTTGATGAGAAACCAGGAGCCGTATTTATAGTAGTCCCTCCCCCATCCATGCCGTCCACGTGTACGTTCCACAGCCTTGCCCCTTCACCTCTCGCCACGTGGTCCACACCTCTACACCCTGCACCGCCATCACACATACTACAGTAACACCACACATGCACCGCACCACACACCCTGTAGTAACGCACCGCACCACACACCCTGCAGTAACGCACTGCACCACACACCCTGCAGTAACACACACGCTGCAGTAACACCGCACCACCCCCTACGGTATCACACACACACCCTGCAGTAACACACTGCACCACCCCCTGCGGTATCACACACACACCCTGCAGTAACACACCGCACCACCCCCTGCGGTATCACACACACACCCTCACCCCGGCCCAATAACATGAGCCCAATAAATCACAACCCGTACCCAATAtccccatcacaagtcccccacttcttttAGGCATCATGATTCCTAAAGGAAGTAGAATAATACTAATCCCTTATCCAGAGTCCTAAAGGAAATAGAACTAGTCTTCCCAATCCCCTAAAATTTAGGATTAATCATGCCCTAAATTTAGGAGCCTCCCACCTTATTTGAACAATCTTTTCTCACCCCACCACATCACACTAACCTCCCCGAAGAATACACTACCACCCGCTTCGTGACTCCACTGCACAACACACCCCACTACCATCGTATGCTGCTGCCAAATTTCATCACTGCTATTGTCACGCGTCACGCCATTACCACGTGCCCCTGTTGCACACCACATACCTTATGTTCTCCAACTAGCCCCTTTCTCTTAATGTCTGAATTCCTTACCAATCACCCCCGACCATCGATTCATTGCCTACTTCATCACCCGGTGTCAAGAGGTCGAGGTGACCCCTCAATTGTCACTTTTGTTACATATGTTCAATGTGAGTAATAGTGGGCCCTGACTTTCAGTGGTAGAGCAGTCGTGGCGGAAGTCTGATTTCGCGAGACACACGAGGGGTATGCTCGGATTCGGGAGTGTAAGGCAGACTTCAAAGCATCTCACTCTTTGTCACCCTCACTCCTCTGCTTGCTCCTACTACTTCACTTGCAGATGATTTTCTCAGGATTCTTGAGAGTGCTCGTGTTGGGGTAACATCTTCGGTTACGCTTCCCTCCAAGCAGATAGCACGCTTAAGTGCTGTTGGAATTGTGGATCCATCAAGCATAGTTGATTTTACTTCGCCTTCAAGATCTGGTGTCTCGGGCTCAACAGCGACTTCTACATCTCCTTTTCTACCAGGCTTAGTGATGGTTGTGTTTTCAACCATTGCCTACATTTTTTGACGTTTTGGCTTCCTTGATGTGTTTTTCCTCAGCTGTATCTGCCTCTACACCTAGCTGCCCATGTACCCCAATATGCAGGCTGCCTACCTTGTCGGCGGTTTGTCAGGATAACATAGCTCTCACACGTACGCTGcaaaaaagagaaagagatGTTTTCCGTCTTCCCTTCGCATGAGCTCATAGAGATGCCTTGCTCCGAGGGGCGGTTCGCGCTAAGAAACATGATATGTCACCCGCTAAGAAGCAGGGTAATAACATGTTAACAGTTGAGAAACATGATTGTGCATGTATGTCGTGCACATGGGCCGCCTACCCTGCCCTGCAGGTCCGGTGCATGTGCGTTGCCTCCAAGCAATTAACGCAAACCCTAACGCCCCGCTCAGTAACCAGCACATGGACCGCCTACCCTGTCTTGCAGGTCCGGTACGCGCATGCGGGTTGCCTCCAAGCAACGCAAACCCACACGCCCCGCACGCCTAAGTAACCAGCGCACGGACCGCCTACCCTGCCTTGCAGGTCCAGTGTGTGCATGTGGGTTGCCTCCAAGCAACCCAAACCCACACGACCCACTCGCCTAAGTAACCAGCGCATGGACCGCCTACCCTGGCTTGCAGGTCCAGTACGCGCATGTGGGTTGCCTCCAAGCAACGCAAACCCACACGGCCCGCTCGCCTAAGTAACCAGCGCATGGACCGCCTACCCTGGCTTGCAGGTCCAGTACGCACATGTGGGTTGCCTCCAAGCAACGCAAACCCACACGCCCCGCTCGCCTAAGTTACCAGTGCATGGACCGCCTACCCTGGCTTGCAGGTCCAGTACGCGTATGTGGGTTGCCTCCAAGCAACGCAAGCCCACATGCATAAGTAACCAGCGCATGAACCGCCTACCCTGCCTTTGCAGGTCCAGTACGCGCATGTAGGTTGCCTCCAGAGCAACGCAAACCCACATGCCTAAACATGCTTAGCAAATAGGAGCACATATTTCATCGAcagaaataatttattgaaacgAACTAAAGACCATATAGTAATGCAGACCGCTTACGAGTAAAATTACCTCCCCGGGACCTTTTCTCCTTTATCATATCCTATTTATTGGAAAAAATCTTTTCAGATGGTGAGCGTTTCAAACCTGGACGGGTGGGCACTGGTGAAGATGTTTTTTCACACAAACTTCTGGCACTGGTGCTCCTTGATGGAGGCTAAGGGTTCAACTTCTACTCATGACGAGTTCTCTCATTCCGGCACTAGTTGCGGTTTCTAGCACCTTGTACTGAGGCTCCCTCGGTGTCTTTCTCCTCGCTAGTTAAGGTGTTACTGCGGGCCTGGGGAAAGTCCACTTGGGACTCAGCCATTTCGGTATACATCGAGTTTGATTGCGCAAAGGGGATGGTAAAACGGGTAGAAACTAGGAACGCGTACTTTTCGTAGCGTCCCCACGGACCGTGCCAATGATGGTTTTATTGGgaccgggtccaccataaaccgggtaTAGAGATACAAAACGGGGGCTAAGCCCAACAAGAGAGGATCCAAGGCTGTGACCCAAACAGTGACAAATTATGCCGGAGGCAAGAATCGAACCTAGACAAATGGGTTGAAAGTAAGAACCAAGGACCACTAGATCGTAGTGCTTGTAGTGTTCAGCCGTGTCTTGATGAGAAACCAGGAGCCGTATTTATAGTAGTCCCTCCCCCATCCATGTCGTCCACGTGTACGTTCCACAGTCTTGCCCCTTCACCTCTCGCCACGTGGTCCACACCTCCACACCCTGCACCGCCATCACACATACTGCAGTAACACCACACATGCACCACACCACACACCCTGCAGTAACGCACTGCACCACACACCCTGCAGTAACACACACGCACCCTGCAGTAACACACACGCACCCTGCAGTAACACCGCACCACCCCCTGCGGTATCACACACACACCCTGCAGTAACACACTGCACCACCCCCTGCGGTATCACACACACACCCTGCAGTAACACACTGCACCACCCCCTTCGGTATCACACACACACCCTGCAGTAACACACCACACCACCCCCTGCGGTATCACACACACACCCTCACCCCGGCCCAATAACGTGAGCCCAATAAATCACAACCCGTACCCAATATCCCCATcagggtcaaagcaccatgcaaatgtcatacttatatgtgtaaatgtcatacttatatgctcaaatataatactaatcaggaatacaatttttgttacttataagagaaaaagtattacatttttcataataagtaatgttgacaaattttttatacttataaggaaaaatataatacttttgaggaaaaatgtaatacttttaaatcgaaatgtaaaagtattgtattttcccttaaaagtattacatttatccttattagtaacaaaattttgattcctaattagtattacatttgtgcgtataagtgtcACATCTACATCTTagcccgacccgacccgacccgtctcacggtgagacggtctcacacaagtttttgcctttttaaaataaattgtcatatatataaaatgttcaatacatgcatgcatgcatgcagggAAATGTGATTTGCTTGAATAAACAAGTGGAGAATTTTGAGCATGTGACTGTGCCAGAATTGGAGAAGCAGCTGGATAATAAAGCACAACAATTACTGCAAAACTACCTCTTTGTTGTGAGTGCCGGGGGCAACGACTATTCATTCAATTACTTCTTGGGCTTACCCAATGCCAATCTCACTCTTCAAGCTTTTACTTCCCACTTGACCACAACACTCTCCCACCAACTAAAGGTACTTTCTTTTACAATTCTATATTGATTGGGAGTTTTTATTTGCTTCATCTTAAAGGAGCTATATATTGATTTCTTTgggttattaatttttttaatacttttattttgGCATTCAAGTCAACAATAAAGTGGTATTTTCCATGCATTCTTAGGTATCGAATTGAATATAATAaattgtttacaatttacagtctcaatgaattaaaaattttaaaatgccagCCAGTCCactacaagaaaacaataaaatactAACACATTAAAAACGGATTAAATAACTATAGCTTAAATACCAATGTATATTTCAGCGTTTTACCAACGAAAAtctattgataaattaaataccTATAGATTTCAATAACTTACCAAAAAAACTAACTCGTCCATTTTacttgtcatatttactattcatagTGTAGTGAAATTTGTGAAGGAAAGAACTTGTATTTATAGTGTCAGGATAAAGTGCTTATCGCTACGTCAAAAGGCATTACTAGGGATGCCACATTTTGATAGAAAGATGTTGAATTAGGCTTTCTAAACCATTTCAACAAACCTCCCGCACCTGTCAGTCTCAACTGCACAACATGCTAACTGATACCAATTGTCTACAGTAAACTTTGCCCCCCTTATTGAGGGACATATCTATGGATCAGACTCCGCTCATTTTGATAGTTGTAATATTATGTTATGGTGCAGAGGTTGTACAAATTGGGGGCTCGCAAGTTTGTGGTCATGTCTCTAAACCCCAATGGGTGCAGTCCATCAGCCAAGGCTAGGAACCCCCGCCGCAGCGGTTGCATCCAATATCTCAACCGAGCAGCTCATCTCTTCAACCACAACTTGAGGACATTGGTGGATGCCATTTTGCCAGAAATGCCTGCTTCTAACATAGTTTTCGTCAATGCATACAAGGTCATTAGGGATATCATTAAGAATCATGCCTCTAATGGTGAGTATACACTTATTCGTTAACAAAACACCTTTCATTTTCATCATAATCTATATTGATAATGATagtatataaacaaaatcactAAATTGATCGAGATTCATTTTGCACAATAACCGTGATCATATGCtagaaattatataaaaatatattaataatggtTCGCATCcttgattttatatatcattaattcttGTTTTCCTAGTATCCTATTCAATTCTCTTAGTTTTCTGATTGAtgacaagaaattcaaaaaaaaatcttgaaatcttGAAAGAATAGATTTTAAAGATTTGATTAAACAAGATATAATCAAGGAAAAATGGTTAAATACATTCCTGAACTTTATACGAAAATAAACTTTTAGGGAAAAATTGGCAACTAAGGAACCGTCGTCGGTCGCCTTCTTTGAAAAGGATGACCAGCAAGTCGCCTTCGTTAGCAAAGAAGGCAACCATTGGTTGCCTTTTCCGTTGGGAGTAGGTGACCAATTGGTCACCTTTTTCAAAGAAGGGGACTAGTGACCATTCATTGGTCACCGAAGGTTACCGGAATCCTAACGACCtgttattactggtcactaTTCGATTTTTGGGCTTTAAtgcactaaattgacattttgatGTGCTTAAgtgcaactttcaaaagttcgaGGGAATAATTCATTTCTAGTACGTATGAAGTTCGGGGATgcatttgaccatttttcctgtAACCATACTCTCATAAACAAAATGTGCCTAAAAATGGCAAGTAGTATCTGCATCTAATTTTTAAGcttgtatatatgtaaattttaatttgttgttaaatattattttttaaaaaaaggattTGTAGATGCAAGCAATGCTTGTTGTGAAGTCCCCTCAATAGATGAAGGTGGAAATGGGATTCTATGCAAGAAAGTAGGATCCATATGTGCAAACAGGAGCAATCATGTCTTCTTTGATGCCTTACATCCAACTGAAGCAGTAAATG includes:
- the LOC116003155 gene encoding GDSL esterase/lipase At1g29670-like; amino-acid sequence: MGQVKPQTFHALFFTLFACLPSLCRSCHDGTKIQGMFVFGSSLVDNGNNNNLIDAIAKADYLPYGVDFPGGASGRFTNGKNVIDLLGQHLQLPAYIPPFTHPSTRGPNIVHGVNYASGGSGILDDTGSVLGNVICLNKQVENFEHVTVPELEKQLDNKAQQLLQNYLFVVSAGGNDYSFNYFLGLPNANLTLQAFTSHLTTTLSHQLKRLYKLGARKFVVMSLNPNGCSPSAKARNPRRSGCIQYLNRAAHLFNHNLRTLVDAILPEMPASNIVFVNAYKVIRDIIKNHASNGFVDASNACCEVPSIDEGGNGILCKKVGSICANRSNHVFFDALHPTEAVNAVIARKAYTSIRKTEVYPMNVKQLSQI